The following coding sequences are from one Anopheles bellator chromosome X, idAnoBellAS_SP24_06.2, whole genome shotgun sequence window:
- the LOC131213777 gene encoding ubiquitin carboxyl-terminal hydrolase 45 — MGKRQRSDYKDDGTSSTESNDDTTSPAKMNGGEICTHIQKAIDLATIRKKIKTEGYDSVCKKCDEEGRLHSELLVEHSTVLDNTLWLCLKCGSQLCGRKQNQHALQHYRALSSDMHALAMNTTTFDVWCYFCNLPVEPYAKPRLLDIVEFVKRESFKVRSINSYNETNEQDKQLQLTTESVRKMMINTFRFVTPVAETYNLSDAPKNPDEADTVIGSRSTVENRTAAVEQGSSFATAAQGSTMEATFPDKGVISVDKRSFTDSRYKKIIIDSLPCVRGLSNLGNTCFFNAVLQCLARTPYLLSILQQSAVEGERVHIPGGMLQLADGTETLLPPIDGELDTWRSLTDAFASLLGELTASSNSVLSPNRLLLELTSKWPQFDGGDQHDSHELLRHLLESVRTDDLRRYQALILYSLGLEKRKNQQNIDETRKAMVKFYGEQISQWVFRPEQVFRGSLVSTLTCQDCYHTSSRHEYFLDISLPVCVEKPQPPVRRKSSPEPATDDQVNSSVNQHPSAKNLNKREREREKKAKRMAKHQKNRINLSSVNTAAMPQSVSTDASKRCENNGTDSIGPLTSSSLQQQQQHSVFDAGDGAEREENALSSDDSNEPSDADVEDNDVTDDPLSRTVCQPPVSASIDQNGNHASCAVFTGPEKLDDTPENWNKESERNIVCSVGISAERAAHMAKILSSRQAGSVELDENRAKLKRTLPGTARRQRTHSHADWSNTIAPRYQCEDGEYSVQSCFNNFTAVELMTGNNKVCCEACTERINGKGGKSVNTNATKQFLISVPPAVLILHLKRFQVGPRGMFRKLTKPVSFPFVLDIAPFCGSKVKRAAHIRPGQKNILYALYGIVEHSGSMHGGHYVAYVKVRPSFGADDVRWKFIPQGTKDELDRLSEQEMAKVQAMRMGSSNSSFVPDSDDSVSLNSSNRSNGDDDSSEHEEAPEPEPLEEERILLTTEPEEEEEGAVGYTPKPTAEPSLDANAPPGKWYCVSDSYVREVAEESVLKVQAYLLFYERIF, encoded by the exons ATGggaaagcgacaacgcagtgaCTATAAAGATGATGGGACTTCATCTACCGAGTCTAACGATGATACCACAAGTCCTGCGAAAATGAACGGTGGTGAAATATGTACACATATACAGAAGGCAATTGATTTGGCAACGATACGGAAAAAGATCAAAACCGAGGGCTACGATAGCGTCTGCAAAAAGTGTGATGAAGAAGGTCGTTTACACAGTGAACTTTTAGTCGAACATAGTACCGTTCTTGATAATACTTTATGGCTTTGCCTGAAGTGTGGCAGTCAACTGTGTGGACGAAAACAGAATCAGCATGCTCTGCAGCATTATAGA gCACTTAGCAGTGATATGCACGCTCTGGCGATGAATACGACAACTTTCGATGTTTGGTGCTACTTCTGCAACTTACCAGTTGAACCCTACGCGAAACCGAGACTACTTGATATTGTCGAGTTTGTGAAACGAGAGTCATTTAAAGTTCGATCGATTAATTCTTACAATGAAACGAATGAGCAGGACAAACAGTTACAGCTTACCACGGAATCAGTGCGTAAAATGATGATAAACACTTTCAGGTTTGTCACACCTGTAGCAGAGACCTACAATCTCTCCGATGCACCGAAAAATCCCGATGAAGCTGATACAGTGATCGGGAGTCGATCCACCGTTGAAAATCGAACGGCAGCTGTTGAACAAGGGTCATCGTTTGCGACGGCTGCGCAAGGGTCAACCATGGAAGCCACATTTCCAGACAAAGGTGTGATCAGTGTCGACAAAAGATCATTCACTGATTCGCGATATAAGAAAATCATAATCGACAGTTTGCCGTGCGTACGCGGTCTCTCCAATCTGGGGAATACTTGCTTCTTCAATGCAGTGCTACAGTGCTTGGCCCGAACCCCTTATCTGCTATCTATTCTGCAGCAATCAGCAGTTGAGGGAGAGCGAGTGCACATTCCTGGCGGAATGTTGCAACTGGCCGATGGCACCGAAACGCTGTTGCCACCAATAGACGGTGAGCTAGATACATGGCGAAGTCTTACGGATGCTTTCGCAAGTCTACTTGGTGAGCTAACAGCTAGCTCTAATAGTGTACTGTCTCCAAaccggttgctgctggagCTAACCAGTAAGTGGCCACAGTTTGATGGTGGTGACCAACACGATTCCCACGAGCTTTTGCGTCACTTGCTGGAGAGCGTACGAACCGACGATTTACGCCGCTATCAGGCACTGATACTGTATTCGCTTGGGCTggaaaaacgtaaaaaccAGCAAAATATCGACGAAACACGCAAAGCAATGGTAAAGTTTTACGGTGAGCAAATTTCACAGTGGGTCTTCCGACCTGAACAAGTATTTCGTGGCTCGCTCGTGTCAACGCTCACCTGTCAGGACTGTTATCACACTTCGTCGCGGCATGAGTATTTTCTCGATATTTCTTTACCGGTTTGCGTCGAGAAACCGCAGCCGCCGGTTCGCCGTAAAAGCAGCCCGGAACCGGCTACCGACGATCAAGTGAACAGCAGCGTGAACCAGCATCCTTCGGCGAAAAATCTCAACAAACGCGAACGAgaacgggaaaagaaagcgaagcGCATGGCAAAGCACCAAAAGAATCGCATCAATCTGTCGTCCGTTAACACAGCGGCTATGCCGCAGTCGGTGTCCACCGATGCAAGCAAGCGATGTGAAAACAATGGGACGGACTCAATTGGACCGTTAACCAGCAGTtctctgcagcagcaacagcagcattcGGTGTTCGACGCTGGGGATGGAgcagaaagagaggaaaatgCTTTGTCGTCAGATGATTCGAACGAACCGTCTGACGCCGATGTGGAGGATAATGACGTTACCGATGACCCATTGTCGCGGACGGTATGTCAACCGCCAGTTTCGGCTTCGATCGACCAGAACGGCAATCATGCTTCATGTGCCGTATTTACGGGACCGGAGAAACTGGACGACACTCCGGAAAACTGGAACAAAGAATCCGAGCGGAACATTGTGTGCTCGGTGGGGATCAGTGCCGAGCGAGCAGCACACATGGCGAAGATATTAAGCAGCCGACAGGCGGGAAGTGTTGAATTAGACGAGAACCGAGCCAAACTAAAACGTACACTACCAGGTACAGCGCGTCGGCAACGCACCCATAGTCATGCCGATTGGAGTAATACCATCGCACCGCGTTACCAGTGCGAGGACGGCGAGTATTCGGTACAGTCATGTTTCAACAATTTCACCGCCGTTGAACTGATGACGGGTAACAACAAGGTGTGCTGTGAGGCGTGCACCGAACGCATCAATGGCAAAGGGGGCAAGTCGGTGAACACAAACGCTACGAAACAGTTTTTGATATCCGTGCCGCCGGCCGTGCTGATCTTGCACCTGAAGCGTTTTCAGGTCGGACCGCGCGGAATGTTCCGAAAGCTCACGAAACCGGTTTCGTTTCCCTTCGTGTTGGATATTGCTCCGTTTTGTGGATCTAAAGTAAAGCGAGCCGCTCATATACGGCCAGGCCAGAAGAATATCCTGTACGCACTGTATGGCATCGTGGAGCACTCGGGATCGATGCACGGAGGCCATTATGTTGCGTACGTGAAGGTGCGCCCATCGTTCGGAGCTGATGACGTACGGTGGAAGTTCATACCGCAAGGCACGAAAGACGAGCTTGATCGACTGTCCGAGCAGGAGATGGCAAAGGTTCAAGCAATGCGCATGGGTAGTAGCAACAGTAGCTTCGTGCCAGACAGTGACGATTCAGTCAGCCTTAACTCTTCCAACCGTTCcaacggtgatgatgattctTCTGAGCACGAGGAGGCACCTGAACCTGAACCATTGGAAGAGGAGCGCATTCTGTTAACTACGGAGCcagaggaggaagaagaaggtgCAGTTGGATATACGCCAAAACCAACCGCGGAACCCTCACTAGATGCCAATGCTCCTCCGGGTAAGTGGTATTGCGTTTCCGATAGCTACGTACGCGAAGTGGCCGAGGAGTCAGTACTGAAAGTGCAGGCCTATCTTCTGttttatgaacgaatattttaa